The following are encoded in a window of Sebastes umbrosus isolate fSebUmb1 chromosome 7, fSebUmb1.pri, whole genome shotgun sequence genomic DNA:
- the barx2 gene encoding homeobox protein BarH-like 2: MHCQAELRLSSSGQLKAARRRYKTFMIDEILSKETCDYFEKLSLYSVCPSLVVRPKPLHSCSGSSSLRAYPLLSVITRQPPNLPLHLPQPSSPGGVPSHLLSPQHLRGSEPSPSQTPLSISSESDTERSTPRLKKPRRSRTIFTELQLMGLEKKFQKQKYLSTPDRLDLAQSLGLTQLQVKTWYQNRRMKWKKMVLKGGHEAPTKPKGRPKKNSIPTTEEIEAEERRVKVEEEDRMRRATKEAVLAHGGEASQLKPQDLSSETHNPAAAMEGSEREPAPLVQPETHAES; the protein is encoded by the exons ATGCACTGTCAAGCCGAGCTGAGGctctcctcctccggccagCTGAAGGCTGCGAGGCGGCGCTACAAGACTTTCATGATTGACGAGATTCTCTCCAAGGAGACTTGTGATTATTTCGAGAAACTTTCTCTCTACTCGGTGTGTCCTTCGCTCGTTGTACGGCCGAAGCCTCTTCATTCATGCTCGG GCTCTTCGTCACTACGTGCCTACCCTCTCCTCTCGGTGATCACGCGGCAGCCCCCCAACCtgcccctccacctccctcagCCGTCGTCTCCGGGCGGGGTCCCCTCACACCTGCTCTCCCCGCAGCATCTGCGAGGCTCCGAGCCGTCGCCCAGCCAGACGCCCCTCAGCATCAGCAGCGAGTCGGACACGGAGCGCAGCACGCCCCGCCTGAAGAAGCCGCGCCGCAGCCGCACCATCTTCACCGAGCTGCAGCTCATGGGCCTGGAGAAGAAGTTCCAGAAGCAGAAGTACCTATCCACACCTGATAG GTTAGACCTGGCCCAGTCACTTGGTCTCACACAGCTCCAGGTGAAGACATGGTACCAAAACAGGCGTATGAAATGGAAGAAAATG GTGCTCAAAGGAGGTCACGAGGCCCCGACCAAACCCAAGGGAAGACCCAAGAAGAACTCCATTCCCACCACGGAGGAAATAGAGGCCGAAGAGCGAAGAGtgaaggtggaggaagaggacaggATGAGGAGGGCGACTAAGGAAGCAGTGCTGGCTCACGGAGGAGAGGCGTCTCAGCTCAAACCTCAAGATCTCAGTTCAGAAACTCACAATCCGGCCGCAGCGATGGAGGGATCCGAGCGAGAGCCGGCGCCCCTGGTGCAGCCAGAGACTCACGCCGAGAGCTAA